The following coding sequences lie in one Glycine max cultivar Williams 82 chromosome 19, Glycine_max_v4.0, whole genome shotgun sequence genomic window:
- the LOC102669189 gene encoding uncharacterized protein: MRAKTKIMSEMEEVQEQMKVDMEAMKEKMMTMMDMRKIMEVNAAVAAATSTTTERDPTHQPVFNQESHLVTDVEGQGGVTGEEAQEAPIDHTVTGFEPHPRYTIEGHAAFGIPTLNTPGASQHHMLSQPLHFVRGEGPLVVFKKEKIEHMEDRLRAIEGGRSSGFADMLELCLVPDVTIPPKFKVPDFDKYKRTSCPKNHLRMYCRRMEAYAKEEKLLMHFFQESLAGATIIWYTNLESTRIRSWRDMMDAFIRQYQYNSDIVPNRTQLQNLSKRDNESFKEHVQRWRDLAAQVVPPMAEREMITMIMDTLSVFYYEKMIGYMPLSFADLVFPGERIEAGLRKGKFNYVASMNPSNEGLERSGERKKEGEPHVVAAMPTWPNFPLAPYNPMYQYPPRQYHYSANVNPAHYPPPYQPKTPGQPQRPPLNRPQHPPAAHPRPNTTPNTNQNTNQGRNFP, translated from the exons ATGCGTGCCAAGACCAAGATAATGAGTGAAATGGAGGAAGTGCAGGAACAAATGAAGGTCGAtatggaggccatgaaggagaaaatgatgacaatgatggATATGAGGAAGATAATGGAGGTTAACGCTGCTGTAGCTGCTGCTACCAGTACCACTACTGAGAGGGACCCAACTCACCAACCCGTTTTTAATCAAGAAAGTCACCTAGTGACGGATGTGGAAGGTCAAGGAGGTGTGACGGG GGAGGAGGCACAAGAAGCTCCCATAGACCACACTGTAACAGGTTTCGAGCCCCATCCAAGATATACTATTGAAGGGCATGCAGCTTTTGGCATCCCTACGTTGAACACTCCTGGAGCCTCTCAACATCACATGTTATCACAACCTTTGCATTTTGTGAGGGGAGAAGGGCCTCTTGTAGTATTTAAGAAGGAAAAGATTGAGCATATGGAGGATAGGTTACGCGCCATCGAAGGAGGAAGAAGTTCTGGTTTTGCCGACATGTTAGAGCTATGTTTGGTACCCGATGTGactattcccccgaagttcaaggtgccagattttgataaatacaaaagGACCTCTTGCCCTAAGAACCACCTAAGGATGTATTGTAGAAGAATGGAGGCTTATGCGAAGGAGGAGAAGCTActgatgcatttttttcaagaaagCCTGGCTGGGGCGACTATTATCTGGTATACTAACCTGGAATCCACTCGAATCCGCTCTTGGAGGGATATGATGGAtgctttcattaggcagtaccaatacaactCTGACATAGTGCCAAACAGAACGCAACTGCAAAACCTGTCCAAGAGAGACAATGAGTCTTTCAAAGAACATGTTCAAAGGTGGCGAGACCTAGCAGCTCAAGTAGTGCCCCCTATGGCAGAAagagagatgataacaatgataatggACACACTgtcggtgttctactatgagaaaatgATAGGTTACATGCCTTTAAGTTTTGCAGATCTAGTGTTTCCTGGTGAGAGAATTGAAGCAGGTTTGAGGAAAgggaaatttaattatgttgctTCTATGAATCCTAGTAATGAGGGACTCGAGAGGAGTGGTGAGAGGAAGAAGGAGGGAGAACCTCATGTTGTGGCTGCAATGCCCACGTGGCCAAACTTTCCATTAGCCCCTTATAATCCCATGTATCAATATCCTCCCCGGCAATATCACTACTCGGCCAATGTCAATCCTGcccattacccaccaccctaccAACCAAAAACACCCGGTCAgccacaaaggccacccctaaatcgACCACAACATCCACCCGCAGCACATCCAAGACCAAACACCACCCCTAATACCAACCAAAACACCAATCAGGGAAGGAATTTCCCATAA